From the uncultured Methanomethylovorans sp. genome, the window CCATCAGCAGATCCATACATCTTTTCTGATTTTCTTCCTTTTCACTTATTGCCACAATTGTTCTCTGATTACGACCCAATGGCTCTTGTTGTATCTTCATATTTGATATTCATTGGCACCGTCGTGGTATATTCAATGCTAATATATAGTATCACAAAGAACATCACAAACTCATTGATTTTTTCGGCACTGATAGCCAATGTGCCAAACAGTCCTTTTGGCTGGGGGTCTTATTCATTTTTTGCAGTTCCGACAGGACACACAGCAACCATTCTTTTCATAGGGTTATTATTGTTGATATGTGAACAGGATGCTCGCAAAGAGATAAAATCTATCCTATATTTACTTATCTTGATTTTGATAAGTTTTTCAGATTCCATTCTCATACTATGGTATTTAGTTCCATTTTTTGTTACCCAGACGTTCCTCAATCGGCCTTTCGAATTGAGAAAAATTATATTCCCATTTATTTCAATGGCTTCAGTAGGATTGATTTACCTTTTGAAGGAATCTGTTAATACTTTTGTAAGTATTCCAGTATCTTTAATCACCTCGAAAGCACAAATTTTAGACAATTGGCGTTTATTTTATGAAGGTATCGCCCTCTTATATAATTTCAATTTATACCAGTTTACGCAGACACATAGATTGGATATTCAGATTGCTATCTTGATTCCAATTACAATTGGAATAATTTATTTTATAGTTGTTAATATCTCTTACAACATGTTAAAAAAACCAGTATGCTTGTTTCCTCTCCTATCGATTGCATTTACTTCAATAGTTTATATTTTTACAAGTGTATCAATTGACATTTTAACTACTAGGTACCTCACTTTTCCACTAATTATTTGTACAGTCATTTTAGCCTTGATTTACAATAAGAATACAAAGCATTACAGGTTGTACTCAGTGCTATTTCTTTTACTTGTCATCATTAATGCAGGTTCCAACCTGGAAGCTTTCAAAAGCGGATATCAGGAACCTAATCAAGAACAATATGAGTTAATAAGTTATTTGAAAGAATCAAATTTGACTTATGGTTATGCTGACTATTGGGATTCTAACATTATTACGTATCTTTCAAAAGAAGAAGTTATCATCAGACCAGTAACATTTACTGACACTGGAATAGTTCCTTTCCGTTGGCTTTCATGTGAGAGATGGTTTGAAGAGCAAGGTAACATTACTGATAAAGTTTTCATATTACAGAGAAATATGCAAAAAGGAGAAATCGAGGCAATTGTAAATGTAAATCCTCCGAAGGAAACACTTGAATTTGGAAACTACAAAATTTATGTATGGAACACTCAGGAACTGCAATCTCTTATACATTTCAGTTAATTGAAATCTGCCTGAAGCAAAGCCCTATCTTTTTAAATTCCCAAATTTAATTTTAGTATAATTACTTTTTTTTAAACCACACTCAATTTTTAAAATCAAGAACAGTTACATCTGCCCCTTCAATTGTTATGTTCTGAAAAGCAAAGCTTAAACATCTTGGATCTTTACTGTTCAATTCAGGAATATCTATAGGGCTTTTGCATCCCTGAGGTGAATAAAAAACTATCTGGTTTCTACCTTCTCTAAAAGAAGTTTCCAGAGAGATCGTTGTCAGTCCATTGACATTCACTTCATTGGCAAGGTTTCCATTAAGTTTTACTTGTAAATCTTTTAAATCATCAAAAGGCAGTACAGTGAAATTTATTGTTGAATTTCTTGCTTGCATGAAATAGGTGTCTATAGTTCCATTATTTATCATCCATCGGGTAGGTATGGCCCCAGGTTCCAAACCTTCCCATCCTGAAATTAATATAGCATTTGTAGCAATATCCTTTTTTAATCCTTTTGTAGGATCTAAAAAATAGAGTTCTAACGGCCCAGCATTATAAGTAGTCATAATCTGATTATCATTCCATTTCCATAATCTTTCACTATTTTCATCGATATTTGGTTCTGCATCCCAGTAGCCGTTAGGATAATAAAAAGCTCCAATTATCTGGACAAAAAGTGAAACAATAAAAAGAACACAAAAAATGCTTCTAACAGTCCTTTTCATACCCAGTGAAAATTTAGTTTCGGCATAATGTAAAAAAATAGCCTGATATATTATAATTATTGGTAACATGCCTGTCAAAAAACGCGGACCATAACAATAACCACCCCACCATTGAGTGCTAAAGCTTGCATAGGTCAAGAAGTTCAGTAGTAATGGTAAAGAGAGTAAAGATATAAAAATGCGTATATTCTTATTTTCAATTACTGAAACCCTGTAGATTCCGAATGAGGATAAAATTAGTATTGGTGAATATACAAAAAGACCCCTGTTGGGACTAAACAGCAATCCTAATATGTTAATTAGAGTGCTGATTCCAACCGTAAGAAATTCCACATTTCTATCATAGCCACCAAAAAACCCTCCCAGCATATACATATTATACAAGGCAAAAGGAAGAGAGAAAAGTAGCAATGAAAGGCAGTAATATGCCCTTGATTTTTTCTTCAGGAACAGAACATAAATTATAATAGGAATTAAAAAGACACTGTCTGGAGGTCTGTTGAATATAAAAAGCCCCGATAGCAATCCAAGTAATATGGTTTTCTTCACATTTTCTTTTTCTTCGATCAGCAAAACGAGATAAATCATAATAGATAATAAAAGTTCAACCATGCCATGTTGCCAGAGACCCTGACTGCTTGTTGACCATGTGTTTGTTGCAAGACCAAAAACGATTGTTGAAACCCATGCAATTTTCTCGTTGAACATCCTTTTGACAGCCAAAAAAATAAATATGCATGCTAGGGAAACAATGATAGAAGCACTCATTTTTTCCATGAGGGCTATGACTAAGTATAAATGTGGATCATAAATGCTGAAGCCTTCACCGTAATACTTCAGTGCTAGATATGGGATTACATACAATGGAGTTATCAATACAGGGGTAACTATGGGAAAAAACGAAATGAAATGATTGTGACTATTTAAAAGGAAATAGGTAGTTTTGTATCCCATTTCAAAACAAGGGATAAAATTATCAAGGTATGGAGTACCACTGTCGAGAATAGCAAAAGGAATCAGGGACGCAGGTATATTGTCTCCACTGGAAATGTTTCTAAAATTCAGATTATATATCACAAAGAAAAATACGAAAATGAATCGTATCTGGTGATCATTGATAAAGTAATATATTTTGTTTAAGTAATCTACAAATGGAGACTTCCAATTTGAATTAATCAAAATCACCTTTCATCATTGTGAATGTATTTTATTAGAACCAATTTTTATTGCCTTTAATTATCCATGTTCCTACTTTTACACTCTTTCAATCAAATCCAAATACTTCCTCTCAATAGTTTCCCAGCTGTAATGCTTATCCACGAATTTCCTGCCTTCATTACCAAGCTGATCTCTTAGATGTTCATCAGCAAGCAGCAAATTAAGGCATTCACTGAACTCTTCATAGTTCTCGTACCACAGGCCGGCATTGCTTCGGATACATTGTCCCTTAAGCACTTCACACTGCCCATTTACCAGCACGGGTTTTTTACAAAGCCATGCTTCTAGTAGTACTATGGATAAACTTTCGTATTTTGATGGCATTATAAGCACATCGCAATTTTGAAGAGTGTTATATTTCTCCTCTTCGGAAACAAAACCTAGGTATTTAATATCCTGATGTGTGGGTATCTTCATGACCGTTTTCCCCAACATTATAAGTTTAATAGGTGAATGATTTTCTTTTTTATATCTTTGGAAAAAGTCAAATAATTCTCCACATCCTTTTGATTCATCTATTCTACCCATATATGTTATGAAACTCTCTTTGCGGGTTAAACTATGGGAGTTATTACTTTCCATTTTTTCAGAAAGGGATACTCCAGAACCAGCTACATCATGTGGTATATCCCCATTTCTGAACTTTTGTATCACAAAGTCCTTTTCTTCCTTTGTATTGTACATGATTGCCTTGGGTTTATGAAATATGTCATTAAAGATCGACAGGTAAATGGGTGGCTCATCATGTGCAGCAGGAACCAGGATAGCTTTATCAGCAACCAATGGAAGTCCAAAGAAAGTTGTACAATAGAGATAAGTAAAAAAGAAGAAAAAATCATACTGATCTTTACTGTCTTCAATGAACTTAAAAAGTTTAGTAGAATAAGGACCTTGCAATTTCATCCATTCCATCTCTTCATCAATGGAGTGGGTTTTGCACAATACTTTTTCAGAACATTTATCAAAACGTTTTGTTTCCCTGGGGAAATCTACAGGAAACCTTTTGACAGATACGCCATTTATACGTGTTTCTCCGGCTTCGTACTCATTTTTCCATGTGACATAATCAATTGCACATGTAGTGATTACATCTATATCACAATATTTTGAAAGGTGCTCTGCTACATCTCTGCAGAGAAATTCTGCACCGCCGTTAATCTCAAGTCCATACCTTTGGACTACAAATGCTATCTTATACATTTTTTTTTTGAGACCGTTGTTCTTAGTTTGCTCTTCGGCCTCTTTGGTTAAAAGAACATCATGATCCGCGTTAGTCCTATCTACCATTTGCTGATCACCTTATTTAGCTGCTCCTTAAACACATCAATCGTTCGTTCATAACTAAAATCCTTTAGTCTGGTATTCTGTTTTGCGATTATTCTTTCCCGGAGTTTTTCATCTGTAACAACTAAATTGATCATCTCAGCTATCTCCGGATAGCATTTCTTGTTGACTAAAATGCCGGCTCCCCTCATTGTATAAGGCACCGCTGTTGAGTTATAGGCAATTATGGGAATACCAAAATGCATACTTTCTATCAAAGGGACACTAAACCCTTCATGCTCACTCATGCAGAGGAATACGTCTGCAAGCATGTAATAAGATATCAGGTCTGCAAAATCTACCATTCCTAGTATATACACGTCCTTTATTCCCAGTTGTTTTATCAGTTTTTGCAACTGTTCATAGTAAACTTCGCAGCCATTGAACCCGCCAACTAAAAAGAGCCTTGAATGCGGATTGATTGCTTTGTAATAATAGAAACACTTGATGATGTCTTCATGTTTTTTATTTGGAGCTATCCTGCCGACAAAGAGGATATTGGTCCACTCATCATCATATTTAGTGATTATTTCTTTGTTGTATTTATCATATTTTGAGAGATCAATGATAAGTGGTAATACTCCAGTTTTTTTATAACCCATTTCCTCCAGTTCTATGCGATTATATTCTGAATCACCCAGAGCTATGTCTATTTTGTCGACGAGGAGCTTCAGTTCCTCTTTTCCTTTTCCTAGGATCAGTGCAAGGTTGTCATTGATATTATAGAAAAAATGAGGTGGTGTTATGTTATGATATAATAGTATCTTTCTGTCAGGAACGGCCATCACATATTTGGAAACATCGGACCCAATGGAAAAATGATAGATCAGTACATTGTCTTTAGACGATCTCTTTTTATGTTCTGATAGATGATTCGCCGTAGTAATTGATTGGTGTATGTTCTGTGCAAATATTTCGGATCTGTAACCCAAATTTCTGAGAACATCTCTTATTACAAAAGCTTCATTTCCAATAGCATCGCAGGGGGATATTGTTGGTAGGATCTGATGAATCTCCATTTCAGATCACACCTAATAAATGTTTATATTTCTCCACCATAATTTTCCAGCTATAGTTATTAAGAACATACTTTTTTCCGTTATGAGCCATTATATCACGTTTTTCAGGATTTTTCATGAAATATTTAATGCACTCTTCAAATTCATCGTAATCGTGGAAATACAATCCACCGTTGCTTTTGATGCAATGGTCCCTAGTTACTGCACAATCAGCATGTACAAGCACAGGTGTGCCACACAGCCATGCTTCCATCATTACAATAGAGAAACTTTCATTTGTTGATGGCATGCAGAACAGTGTTGCAGCAGCATAGGCATCAAGCTTATCCTCAAGGGGAACAAATCCCAGATCGATGATATCTTGCTTGTATTCTTTTGGAATAGCCAGTTCTCCTTTTCCTATAAGCACCAGTTTTAGGTTTCCACCAAAAGAACCTTTATATTTTGCAAAATATTCCAGAAGCAGAGATACGTTTTTCCCGGCTTCCCTTCTACCTGCATAAAGGATAAAATTGTTTTTTATGTTATATTTATCGCGGAATCTTTGGGGATTGTATGAAATATCTGTATCCATACCCGCGCCCATTACAATTTGATGGCCTTTGATGTCATAAATTTGGTTTGCTAGCTCTTTCTCAGGCTCAGAATTGTATATTACTGCTTTGACATCTTTGAACATGTTTTTGAATAAGTCCATATAAGCATAGCTTTCGTCATGCAAACAGGGGATCAATATCGATTTATAAGGATATATCCGTGAACCGTAGTAAGTTGTTCCAAACATATATGGAATAAAGAAGAAATAATCATAGTCATTGGCATGATCTGTGATATATAAGTAAAGATTATCGCTATTAATCATATTCTCCATGAAGGTCTCTTCTTCTACTGGAGCAAGTCTGCAATTATGCATAAGTTTGAAATTGACCTGATCAAATTTTGTGGTATCTCTTTTGCGAACGCTGAATCGTCTAACAGTAATTCCATTTTCGTTATAGATTCCTTCCTTATAGTAATCTGCATTCCAGTCACTTAAAAACTGTTTAACACAGGTGGTAAGTATTTCAACATCAACCCCACTCTTTTGCAGGTTTTCGGCAGTTTGCCTGCACTCAGTCTCAGCGCCGCCGGGAATGTCTCCATACCATGGTATAACAAAAGCTATTTTCATTTTATCAGTCAAGAATTTGAACACAGCCGACATATCTTATTTGCAGCATTTTATTTCTTTCCAATCATTGCATAATCCTGTGCACCGTAAAGAGTAGCATTTAGCATTTCTATGTTCCGGTTGTAGATCTCAACCTGATGTCTTTCTACATCTGTGACTCCCTCATTTGTCACAAGCTTCTGAAGCCTCATAGTTTCCGGCAGCGGTGATGAAAATACAGGTTTCACTTCCCGGAAACCCGTGGACTCCAAAAGGAACTTCAATGTTTCCGGATGAACGGGTTTGATATGGGTAAGGTCAATGTAGAAATTTGCAAATGAGGAAAAAGAAAGCGGATTGACGGTTTCTGCAATAAGATAAAATCCATATTTCATCTTTTGGAAGCATAGTTTCAGTAATCTGACAAGGTAAGAAGGCTCCAGATGCTCTACCACCTGGTCTATGAATATACCATCAAGACTTGAATCTTCTAGTTTTTCCATATAATCAAATGCATCCTCTAATTCCACTTCAAGGCCCTTTGAACGACAGTAATCTACCATAGTCTCATCGAGGTCCACTCCACGAGCACCTATTCCGTGTTTATGCATTGTTTCAAGGAATTCCCCTCTTCCGCAGCCAATGTCAAGTACATTTTTACATCCTTCAAAATACCGGAGAAAAGCAGTTTGCCTTTGAGCAATGTCTTCTCTAGCCCCTCTGAATTTTTCCTCAAAAACAAAATAATTCACACCAGTATCCTGGTGAGGTGGCTGTAAAAGCATCTCGGTCTGTGAGAGACCATGTGCATTCCTTTCATCAAGTATCTTAGCAAGCCATGCTTTCTTCTTAATATCATCACTCATTGATAAAACAACTGAACGTATTCTTTCTTCGTTTTCTTCCCTTATTTCTTTCTTTAACTGTGAAAGGAGCAGATCCACATCGTTTCTTACCTGCTCGGCCATTTCATACATTTTTCTGTTGACTGCTATCTCATCATTGATCTGTTGCTTCAGGGCATGCAACCTATCCTCTACATCGAATAATCGTTCATCAGTCTCTTTCTCTACCTGTAATAGTCTCGCATTAGTCTCTCTAAGTTGTAGTTTCAAGCTTTTTGATTCACTGAGAGGCTGATTTGCGTCTTTGTTTTCAAAATCGCCGATTTCGTTCTCAATCCTTGAAAGCCTATAAGCTGCATTATTAAGAACTTTTGAGGCATTTTGGTTGAAAGTGATTTGCTTAAAGATCATCGGGTCCACATATCTTTGTACTTCCCCATGTACAACCTCTCTGCCTTTAATGAGAACTTTTCCTACAACGGGACGATGGGAACTAATAACATAGCTATTATTCTGGATATCACAATTGATTCTCAGATTAGCAAGGTCATCAGCAATTTGCCCTTTTATTTCTCCTATTGCCATTTTTTGATTTGAGATCAGCTGTTGGTTCACTTCATCAAGTGGAGGCGGATAAGTTCCTTGTTCTTTCCGCTTACTGATATTTTCACGGATCTTTCTCATGATCTCTTCAACATTCACTTCTTCATCGTTGATCTCAAAAGTATTCATAAATGTAATTCCCACCATTTATATTATCCATTTACAAGGCACGTCGAATAGGCCAGCATCCCTGCTTGTCTGGATCACATCAAAATGATATAGTTTATCATGCCAGTCATAGGGGTTGTGTGCACGACTATGTATGGCGACAGTTAATAGAAATCTTCCGGAGAGCATAGAAATCCTCTCTACTTT encodes:
- a CDS encoding glycosyltransferase family 39 protein, which encodes MIYNLNFRNISSGDNIPASLIPFAILDSGTPYLDNFIPCFEMGYKTTYFLLNSHNHFISFFPIVTPVLITPLYVIPYLALKYYGEGFSIYDPHLYLVIALMEKMSASIIVSLACIFIFLAVKRMFNEKIAWVSTIVFGLATNTWSTSSQGLWQHGMVELLLSIMIYLVLLIEEKENVKKTILLGLLSGLFIFNRPPDSVFLIPIIIYVLFLKKKSRAYYCLSLLLFSLPFALYNMYMLGGFFGGYDRNVEFLTVGISTLINILGLLFSPNRGLFVYSPILILSSFGIYRVSVIENKNIRIFISLLSLPLLLNFLTYASFSTQWWGGYCYGPRFLTGMLPIIIIYQAIFLHYAETKFSLGMKRTVRSIFCVLFIVSLFVQIIGAFYYPNGYWDAEPNIDENSERLWKWNDNQIMTTYNAGPLELYFLDPTKGLKKDIATNAILISGWEGLEPGAIPTRWMINNGTIDTYFMQARNSTINFTVLPFDDLKDLQVKLNGNLANEVNVNGLTTISLETSFREGRNQIVFYSPQGCKSPIDIPELNSKDPRCLSFAFQNITIEGADVTVLDFKN
- a CDS encoding methionine biosynthesis protein MetW; the encoded protein is MVGITFMNTFEINDEEVNVEEIMRKIRENISKRKEQGTYPPPLDEVNQQLISNQKMAIGEIKGQIADDLANLRINCDIQNNSYVISSHRPVVGKVLIKGREVVHGEVQRYVDPMIFKQITFNQNASKVLNNAAYRLSRIENEIGDFENKDANQPLSESKSLKLQLRETNARLLQVEKETDERLFDVEDRLHALKQQINDEIAVNRKMYEMAEQVRNDVDLLLSQLKKEIREENEERIRSVVLSMSDDIKKKAWLAKILDERNAHGLSQTEMLLQPPHQDTGVNYFVFEEKFRGAREDIAQRQTAFLRYFEGCKNVLDIGCGRGEFLETMHKHGIGARGVDLDETMVDYCRSKGLEVELEDAFDYMEKLEDSSLDGIFIDQVVEHLEPSYLVRLLKLCFQKMKYGFYLIAETVNPLSFSSFANFYIDLTHIKPVHPETLKFLLESTGFREVKPVFSSPLPETMRLQKLVTNEGVTDVERHQVEIYNRNIEMLNATLYGAQDYAMIGKK
- a CDS encoding glycosyltransferase, with translation MEIHQILPTISPCDAIGNEAFVIRDVLRNLGYRSEIFAQNIHQSITTANHLSEHKKRSSKDNVLIYHFSIGSDVSKYVMAVPDRKILLYHNITPPHFFYNINDNLALILGKGKEELKLLVDKIDIALGDSEYNRIELEEMGYKKTGVLPLIIDLSKYDKYNKEIITKYDDEWTNILFVGRIAPNKKHEDIIKCFYYYKAINPHSRLFLVGGFNGCEVYYEQLQKLIKQLGIKDVYILGMVDFADLISYYMLADVFLCMSEHEGFSVPLIESMHFGIPIIAYNSTAVPYTMRGAGILVNKKCYPEIAEMINLVVTDEKLRERIIAKQNTRLKDFSYERTIDVFKEQLNKVISKW
- a CDS encoding glycosyltransferase, whose product is MVDRTNADHDVLLTKEAEEQTKNNGLKKKMYKIAFVVQRYGLEINGGAEFLCRDVAEHLSKYCDIDVITTCAIDYVTWKNEYEAGETRINGVSVKRFPVDFPRETKRFDKCSEKVLCKTHSIDEEMEWMKLQGPYSTKLFKFIEDSKDQYDFFFFFTYLYCTTFFGLPLVADKAILVPAAHDEPPIYLSIFNDIFHKPKAIMYNTKEEKDFVIQKFRNGDIPHDVAGSGVSLSEKMESNNSHSLTRKESFITYMGRIDESKGCGELFDFFQRYKKENHSPIKLIMLGKTVMKIPTHQDIKYLGFVSEEEKYNTLQNCDVLIMPSKYESLSIVLLEAWLCKKPVLVNGQCEVLKGQCIRSNAGLWYENYEEFSECLNLLLADEHLRDQLGNEGRKFVDKHYSWETIERKYLDLIERV
- a CDS encoding glycosyltransferase family 4 protein, which produces MTDKMKIAFVIPWYGDIPGGAETECRQTAENLQKSGVDVEILTTCVKQFLSDWNADYYKEGIYNENGITVRRFSVRKRDTTKFDQVNFKLMHNCRLAPVEEETFMENMINSDNLYLYITDHANDYDYFFFIPYMFGTTYYGSRIYPYKSILIPCLHDESYAYMDLFKNMFKDVKAVIYNSEPEKELANQIYDIKGHQIVMGAGMDTDISYNPQRFRDKYNIKNNFILYAGRREAGKNVSLLLEYFAKYKGSFGGNLKLVLIGKGELAIPKEYKQDIIDLGFVPLEDKLDAYAAATLFCMPSTNESFSIVMMEAWLCGTPVLVHADCAVTRDHCIKSNGGLYFHDYDEFEECIKYFMKNPEKRDIMAHNGKKYVLNNYSWKIMVEKYKHLLGVI